From the genome of Setaria viridis chromosome 1, Setaria_viridis_v4.0, whole genome shotgun sequence:
CCATTGGCGTTGTAGCTGGCCCCCGTCGTGCGGTCCACCGCCAGGTTGCCGGCGAAACCGGGGTATGCGCCGCTGCCGTAGACCCCggtgcaggcggtggcggcctcCAGCGGCGCGTCCTTGTCGCCCTGGTAGAACCCGTTCCGGAACGGGTTGGTCACCGTCCCCGCGACCATGCTGGCGATGTTGATCACCATGCCGTCCATGCCGACGTCGCCGCTGGGCGGCACGAGCGCCGGCGTCTGGGGCCCGTACACCGGCTGGTGGAACGGCCACGCGCACTGGCCGGGGCACTGCGTGGCGGCGTTGCCGACCCAAATATAGGCGGTGCCGGCCCGGGCGTCCGAGCCGTGCAGGCCGCAGCGGCTCATGCAGAAGCCGTCCACGGCCACGTCCTGCGCGGTGAGCACCAGCGCGATCCCGCCCTTCTTGggcccggcccgcgccgccagcTGCGGGAGCTGGGCCAGCGTGAGGCGCTTCCCCAGCGAGCACCCTTTGTCGGCGACCTGGCCGGCGAGCGCCACCTGCGCGGTGCCGGGGCGCGCGCCGTTGCCGCCCCGCGCCTTGTACAGGTAGAGCTGGTTGATGGCGTTCCACCACTGGGACACGGACGGGGTCGGCGCCTGCGAGGTGGGGGTGAGGGACTGGAGGAAGCCGGTGACCACGGCCTTCTGCGCCGGCGTGAAGCGGCCGTACCAGATGATGGACACCGCGATGCGGCCCTGGAGCACGGCGCCGTCGTGGTACGTGAGGCGCGCGCTGGCCGGCGGCTTGTACAGCTCCAGCAGCATCCTGCTGGCGCCCACGGAGAGGCGTGCCGAGCTCAGGAGCAGCACGGAGAGCAGCGCAAGTGCGACGTGGCTCGTGCCGTGCCGAACGcgtatgctgctgctgctgctgcgaggtGATGCCATTTCTCAGCGCGAAATTGGCGACTAGCTTGTACTGGAAGGCGATCGTGATTCAGGGGCAGTGCAAGGTAGAGTTGTTTCTGCGGGCTATTTGTGTGTGATTTCCGAATGGTGACGGGAAATGGGTATTTATAGGTGCGAATCGGAATTGCAGAGCGTGCCGTGTGTTTCGTGTAGCCTTCCCTGGCCATCCCTGGGTTAGCTGCCTTTGTTTTGGTTTCGGAGTGGCTACTAGCTCTGAAGTTGACTCGGTGGGGGGCAGCTGGGTGCGTTTGGACCCGAGGGCGACGCCGATTGCGTTGTCGCTTCCACGCCAGCCAGCCACCATGCATCCATGCAGGAAGGCAGCGAAAGCCGTTGTTTTCCTGGACGCAGTAGCACTCGTCAAGGCGTGTTGGCAAGTAGCACTGACCTCAAATTGCTCTCGGTATCAGGCTGTGCCCTGCGATGATTAGAGGCTTAGAGCCTTGACAGGTTAGGCTTGTTGCAAGGTTGTCACTGAATCTTGAGATAGCCAAAAAAGGTCCATGCCTAGGTCAGCAGTCAGCAGTGCTGGTGTGCAATGGCTTGGCATGGATGGGACTAGTgtctttttttccttgaattGCCGGGAATATTGCATGCTTTCTGGAGGGGAAAAGTCACACATTATCCCACACACACATATCTGAAGATTTCTTTTAGCATAAAACCGGTTGCAGCAACCCAAATTCGTTCCCTGTTTTTCTGGTGGGACAAACAATTTAGTAGGGCAAAGTTGCAAACTAAAAGCCGTCATATACAAGCATGGGAACATCTCCACTAAAAGCCGTCATATACAGGTATGATCGCTTCGCTGCAGCTCCTTCCACTTCAGCAAAGAAAGCTAATAAAATTTCGTGTAGCAGGAGCGCTGCTCATGTGGAATCGCGAGTGCTACAAACATCTCGGCATCGTCCCGGGCTCCCGGCCCAATGAATGGCTGAAACGAGTCGAACCTGTTGGAAATCTTGTTCCAAACAGTCTGACACTGACCAGTGACCAATCGCTAGCCAGCTGTTCACGGCCTGTAGGTGACCCGGAGCTACAACGCGCAGACTTCATTCAACACTGGATCCAAGGCCCGCGGACCGCGGTGTCTCGTTCTCGTCCCCATGGTTATCCGTCCGGTTGCTCCACAACCCAACAAAACCCTACCCCCAACGTACACTAGCCAGAGTAGGATTAGTACACACGGTCAGCGGCTAACCATTTCTTAATCAGCAAGCGTGACCCTGCCAAGGCCCGAACAATGACCTGATCACGTTGGAGGGGATCAGCATCACACGATGATCAGGGACAGCAGGAGAGGGTCGGGCGTGGGCGCCATGACCCAGCGAGATAAGGCCGTGCGGGGAATAAGGACAGGGGGACACGCGGGGGACACGGCGCAGCCGGGTTTATGAGCCCTAGGAGCGTCCTGCGAGGTGACAGCCTGGGCAACCAAATCCCCTGTCCCGCAGTCCACAGGGAGCTGTGGCCGTGTTCAAAAGCAGCTGCCGTAGGAGTGTGTCAATGCGTGTGTGTACCCGGGAGCCGGGGCTCAGCACTTGTACATCACTCTACGCGTTTACCATTACTCTGTTCGACAAGTACGACTCCTCCTACCTGACCTTTTGCGTATGAGTTGATCCGTTTGCTAACCACTAGACTCATCACTCATGGTAGAATTACTGATGATGTTACCGCACTTGAGGAGGATGGTCGTTGTATCACAGAGGGTAACTACTGGCCGAGGATGCTGGTTAACTGACGGTACCTGCAGTACGAGCATTTTTCACTTCATGGTGGTAACGAAACAGTACCTGCAGGTTTCGAGTGCGAGCTGCTTTGTACTAAAAATCAGCTTAAATTGCTGCTAAACTGTGCCTGACTGTAAAATGACAGTACGTCGTCATTAGTCATGGCTGTTAAGGGTAGAGTGGTACTCGCCGTAACAGTACCTAACTACTGCTTGATTCAAAATCATGACGAATCAAGAAGTACTCGCCGTAACTTGTTGACATTTGCTATGTTCCCTGCTCAGGCTTATCTGCGTTTTCACCCTTTTTTTAGAGAGGAGAACTTACCGGCTGTTACGTTAACGTTACCTACATACTACATACGGGCCTTACGGCCTTAACAGTACTTGTTTGGGCTTTATTACGGTAACTATCTAGCGGGCCGTGCGTACTGTGCTTCTACTACGCGGGCCGTACAGCAAAGTTTACTCGTGCCAGAACATGCAACGAACAGACGACGGCCAATCCATCCAAAAGCTTTTCCAAAGGAAGCACCGTTCGCCAACTGCATTCACATTCCGTTTCCGGCTCGGAAGAGCAGGTCGCTAGCTGGCGCTCACGAAACGAACCAAGAAAGTGTCGCTGCAGGACACGCCAAAAAGAGACGGAGAGGGTCGGTACTGGCGTGATAGCTTCACATTCATGCACGCATCAATAACCTCATGAATGGCCGGAGCTACCTCGCCACATTTAAGAATGCCAcaacccttttttttccctcttcgGCCATCAACATCGTCATCCAACGGTCGCCAGCCCACCTCcaggccgccgtcgcggcggatAAGGCTAGGGCCCAGCCAGCCTCTGCGTCGTCTCGTTCCCGTCCTCCGTGGCGCCGTGTCCGTGTGGGTGTACGCGTGGCCACGCCCGCCCGGCCGGCTGGCAGCCGCGGCCGCTAGCTAGCAGCAGCTTGAGCTACTGGTGGCCGGTGGGCACGCGAGCAATGAGCAAGCCCGTTCACGAGCGCGTCGTGAGGGCGATGGGGGAGTAGGGCCGGGGACACAGGCTGCATCGCGACGACGCGCATAGCCGCTTCACCACCAGCTGGCCGGCGTCCGTACGCGGATCTCTAGGCGAGCCCACACCGGGGGGTCCGGGGAGCAGGAAAGCGCTGGGGTGGGGCCTCTCATGGCCCggtgacatgtgggaccctgtACCTTTGCTCGCTTTATGCGCGCCGCCGTACGCCGATGGGCCTCGCCAGCGATCGCATCGACCCATCGCGTCGCATCCGATCCGATCATGCGAGTGCGTCTTCTTCCCCGATTGGCAAATAAGCTGCCGGGCTTCTCTAACCCCACAGTGGCCATGACTGTTAGCTCGCAGCTTTGCATGCATGGATCATTGGATCCATCCATGGTCAGTTATGTACGGTTCGAAGACGATGCGGTTGGTGCTCGCCTTAGTGCTGGCCTGCTGGGATCATGGCTGTAATGGCAGGACGATCCGACGGACCACTTGGCTCTAGAAATTGGCCACGGAGATTTGGGATCGACGGGGTCCAGTCCCACGGTTTGCCGTGTCGATGGGCGCATGGTAGGATCGTCGGCTTCTCGCTCTCGCTCCCATTTCACATGCCATCTCCGTGCACATCAGCTTCTTCCGTCCTCTCGCCACCCCATTCGTCGTCACTTACCCATGCTGCTATGCAGGCCAGCACCAGCCTTGCTGGCAAGTTACGCGGATGAGGAATGGCCTAACCCTGATGCCACCGGCGAGGCTGTGACTGGATCGTACAGAGTTTGAGGTAGCAGTGCGCAACAACTGTTCTAGGACCGGGGGTACTCTACTACTCTCTGCTGCTGCTCTGTTCACAGCACACAGCTCTTGAAGGCGGGAGAGCCGCGCGGGCCCATCAACCAGTGACCGCCAACGTTCGGAACCCACGGGGCCCGGCCCACCACTgaccacccctcccctccccaacGTTCGTATCCCTCCGCCTACAATTTCAAGCGCCTCGAGAAGCCAACCTGCTTTTACCCACCACCGCAGTCCCCTCTTTGCCCGTTTCCCCCGCAATACCCAACTGGCGGGACCATTACTGGGCGATCGTTCGCCGCCACACGGTCCGGACGAACGAGCGCAGCCAGTTGATAGCGCGCATACGGATCAGGTGGTGACGAATATACAATTGTTTATTTGGCCAATCCACCGTAGCAAATATATTTTCTCCCCGGCCATGTGCGCATATTCTCTATTGTTTGTTTTCTCATTTAGCTTTTGACGGTTTTTCCCATTTCCCATGTCTACCTTTTGGCactagttttttttccctttcggGGATAGCAGGTGAGTGGTAGAAAATAGGGCGGGGGAGTGACTttcacatgcatataaatgcgAAAGCTCTAATTCgaaaaaaatactccctccgttccaaattataggtcgttttgacttttctagatacatagatattattatgcatctagacatagtgtatatctaagtgcataacaaatctatgaatctaataaagtcaaaacgacctataatttgggacggagggagtaccttttTTCCTGATCAGCTAATCAATTCCAAACATCAAAAAACATTTTACAGCATAGTATGCAGATAAAAATAGTGTCAACAAAGGTAGGGAAACAGACAAAACTACAACGTGATATTAGTCCACACTGATACCCtgcaagaaagaaagagataaatgtagtaaaaaaaagaagcaagaaATCCAGGCATCCCAAACTCATAAAGGTATTGAATGCATTTCAAAGAAGCATAAAAAATCGTACGGTTTCGTAATTCAAAAAGCTTTATACCAATTCTGTACACGGCACTTTATAATAGAATATGAAAACTATTGAATAACTTTATACCCCAACTTTCAACATatagatctaaaactttgtacACCTCTAACTTTCCTATCACATATCAAAAACTTTGTATACTATTAGGAAGAACTTATGAGTCGTACAATAAAAACTTTGAAACACGTATAATTTAGGAGTGTAGAAAAATGATGCTACATGTAAGATTGCTAGCATAATTTGTGTTGGATCCATTTTTCTTCCTTAAAAACAAGCACACATTAAATTCAAAGCCATGTGGGAGGGTAGAACAATTTGTGATGATGTAAGAACTATGAAGTAACTACATCTTACATAAAGAATTCTATTTCTAGGTTTAGTAGTTCTTACATCAATAGAGATTTCTTGGTTGTAGAGCTCTTACGAAAAAGAGTTCTACAAACCTTCATTTTTCTAAACTTTACACTATAAATAAAAAACTTACTACTTGCACATTTCAAACATTACACTCATAAATACAAAACTTTGTAATTTCAAAACTTGCCCTCTAGATTTATGAACTTTGTACCATCACATTATAAACTTTACGCTCCTAGTTCTGAAGAACTTTGTACTAGCACATTTAGAAATTATTAATATAAGGTCTAATACTTTGTAAAAATCATGTATAGGAACTATATGATTCAATCAAATTTGAACTCCCAAATATAGGAACTTTAGACTATAACATTATAAACTTTGTACTCCCAACTTTTAAACTATTAATTTTAAAAGGTTAAACTTCTAAATTTAGCTACTTCACACTAGCGTGTTTTGAAAACATTGATAATAGAATGGTGCATGCATATATAATCATTTCTAGTTTTTTAACCAACCTTAGCATACAATTTTAAAACATTCAGCCTAGAAAATTTGAGAATTAAAATTTTGGACCCAATGATTTAGAACTTTGAACCTAGAGATTGAGAACTTTGGACCCTGtagatttatttttttgaaccCATAGATCTAAAACTTAGAAACCAGAGAATTAAAACTTTGATGTTTGTGTAGAATAACTCCAAGGATGCCATTATATGTTGCCAAGCATGCCAAAAATGATAGATGATCCCTAGTTTCCTACCTTGTAACCTTGTATGTCTACTCCTACAAAAATTTCATGGACCATCAGGATACAATGGAGCAAAAACTTATGTAAATCAGTTATAGATGCTAGAGgcatacaaatttagaatggtaCTTTTTTTCTACGAATAGAACCTCCTTGGGCTCAAGTATTATCTGTATGATACACCATCTTCACTAGTGCCTTGAGTACTAAACTGAgttgttgctacccaaaactgCAACGCAATGAATCTGATGGCATGGTCAAATAGAAACTAAAAGTAGCGATTCTCATATTCACATTGCAGAACCAACTACCAATCTAGGGAAGCATCCAAGAAAGAACTATTTGCACAATGAAATTAAACCAATAGGAGGGTGAATTTGTCTGTATACTATTGGTTCCTGAAACAAACTACCAGCATGCATATCACCAACAATAACAATAGATGTAAAGCTTGTAAACCCGTGCAGAGAAGAAATGACATATCATATCCTTCTTGAACTCAAGATCTTACAATGTGAATATGAAAACTTCTGAATCAAATAAACTCTACTCCTGTCGTCACTAACTTTCAAGTCACATATCAAACCCTTTTGTGCctaataaataaacaaatttcATATCTTGTGTCCAAAAACTTC
Proteins encoded in this window:
- the LOC117842250 gene encoding protein PHOSPHATE-INDUCED 1 homolog, which produces MASPRSSSSSIRVRHGTSHVALALLSVLLLSSARLSVGASRMLLELYKPPASARLTYHDGAVLQGRIAVSIIWYGRFTPAQKAVVTGFLQSLTPTSQAPTPSVSQWWNAINQLYLYKARGGNGARPGTAQVALAGQVADKGCSLGKRLTLAQLPQLAARAGPKKGGIALVLTAQDVAVDGFCMSRCGLHGSDARAGTAYIWVGNAATQCPGQCAWPFHQPVYGPQTPALVPPSGDVGMDGMVINIASMVAGTVTNPFRNGFYQGDKDAPLEAATACTGVYGSGAYPGFAGNLAVDRTTGASYNANGAHGRKYLLPALFDPATSTCSTLV